One segment of Solanum stenotomum isolate F172 chromosome 1, ASM1918654v1, whole genome shotgun sequence DNA contains the following:
- the LOC125871196 gene encoding 60S ribosomal protein L10a-1 isoform X1, producing the protein MSKLQSDALREAITVIKNDSSEKKRKFTETIELQIGLKNYDPQKDKRFSGSVKLPHIPRPKMKICMLGDAQHVGEAEKIGLEYMDVEGLKKLNKNKKLVKKLAKKYHAFLASEAVIKQIPRLLGPGLNKAGKFPTLVSHQESLESKVNETKATIKFQLKKVLCMGVAVGNMDMEEKQIFQNVQMSVNFLVSLLKKNWQNVRCLYLKSTMGKTQRIF; encoded by the exons TAAGCTTCAGAGTGATGCCTTAAGAGAAGCCATCACTGTGATTAAGAATGATTCAAGTGAGAAGAAAAGGAAGTTCACCGAAACCATTGAGCTTCAGATTGGGTTGAAAAACTATGATCCTCAAAAGGACAAGCGTTTCAGTGGTTCAGTTAAGTTGCCACACATTCCTCGCCCTAAGATGAAGATTTGCATGCTTGGAGATGCTCAGCATGTGGGAGAG GCAGAAAAGATTGGTTTGGAGTACATGGACGTGGAAGGCCTGAAGAAgcttaacaaaaacaaaaagttgGTTAAGAAGCTCGCGAAGAAGTACCATGCTTTCTTGGCATCAGAAGCTGTTATCAAGCAGATCCCCCGTCTCTTGGGACCTGGCTTGAACAAGGCAG GTAAGTTTCCTACCCTTGTTTCCCACCAGGAGTCACTTGAGTCTAAGGTTAACGAGACCAAGGCCACTATCAAATTCCAGTTGAAAAAGGTTCTTTGCATGGGAGTTGCCGTAGGTAATATGGATATGGAGGAGAAACAAATCTTCCAAAACGTGCAAATGAGTGTCAACTTTCTAGTGTCCTTGCTAAAGAAGAATTGGCAAAAT GTGAGATGCTTGTACTTGAAGAGTACCATGGGAAAGACTCAACGCATCTTTTAA